One Setaria viridis chromosome 3, Setaria_viridis_v4.0, whole genome shotgun sequence DNA window includes the following coding sequences:
- the LOC117847468 gene encoding uncharacterized protein isoform X2, whose amino-acid sequence MAAANHCVRPRLSPCPLVPVSLSLPAPPASRRLRRGRPPFASWRPPPSPSPAPPLPRKRVSGTHREDAEADGAVVDEGAEAKEQLERGDGEYASSVGTNFSLPLPARLRVARAAPGGDPVFFLLAAVAVTTCVAFTGMVVVAIPTMLAMRRAANSFSMLADAALEELPSTMAAVRLSGMEISDLTLELSDLSHEIADGVNKSAKVAQAVEAGIGQMQNIARQQAKSMVEERANLRTIPTVGQDKESHKSSSRLRQ is encoded by the exons ATGGCAGCCGCCAACCACTGTGTCCGCCCTCGGCTGTCTCCCTGTCCTCTCGTTCCAgtttccctctccctccccgcgccacccgcttcccgccgcctccgccgcgggcgCCCTCCCTTTGCCTCATGGCGCCCACCGCCGTCACcgtctcccgctcctcctctccccagGAAACGCGTCTCCGGCACCCACCGCGAGGACGCGGAGGCGGACGGAGCCGTGGTAGATGAAGGCGCCGAGGCGAAGGAGCAGCTGGAGCGCGGGGATGGGGAGTACGCATCGAGCGTGGGCACGAACTTCAGTCTTCCCCTCCCAGCACGCTTGCGCGTGGCCCGCGCGGCACCGGGCGGCGACCCGGTGTTCTTTCTCCTGGCCGCTGTCGCTGTCACG ACGTGCGTGGCGTTCACGGGAATGGTGGTCGTGGCGATTCCGACCATGCTG GCTATGAGGAGAGCCGCGAATTCATTTTCTATGCTGGCTGACGCAGCTCTAGAGGAGTTACCAAGTACCATGGCCGCTGTAAGGCTCTCTGGCATGGAAATCAGTGACCTCACCCTTGAACTTAGTGACTTGAG TCATGAGATAGCAGATGGTGTCAACAAGTCAGCCAAGGTTGCTCAAGCAGTGGAGGCTGGCATTGGACAGATGCAGAACATAGCTCGACAGCAGGCAAAAT CAATGGTAGAAGAGCGAGCAAACTTGCGGACTATCCCCACTGTAGGGCAAGATAAGGAGTCCCATAAATCATCTAGCCGGCTTCGACAATGA
- the LOC117847468 gene encoding uncharacterized protein isoform X1: protein MAAANHCVRPRLSPCPLVPVSLSLPAPPASRRLRRGRPPFASWRPPPSPSPAPPLPRKRVSGTHREDAEADGAVVDEGAEAKEQLERGDGEYASSVGTNFSLPLPARLRVARAAPGGDPVFFLLAAVAVTLVCAVQTCVAFTGMVVVAIPTMLAMRRAANSFSMLADAALEELPSTMAAVRLSGMEISDLTLELSDLSHEIADGVNKSAKVAQAVEAGIGQMQNIARQQAKSMVEERANLRTIPTVGQDKESHKSSSRLRQ from the exons ATGGCAGCCGCCAACCACTGTGTCCGCCCTCGGCTGTCTCCCTGTCCTCTCGTTCCAgtttccctctccctccccgcgccacccgcttcccgccgcctccgccgcgggcgCCCTCCCTTTGCCTCATGGCGCCCACCGCCGTCACcgtctcccgctcctcctctccccagGAAACGCGTCTCCGGCACCCACCGCGAGGACGCGGAGGCGGACGGAGCCGTGGTAGATGAAGGCGCCGAGGCGAAGGAGCAGCTGGAGCGCGGGGATGGGGAGTACGCATCGAGCGTGGGCACGAACTTCAGTCTTCCCCTCCCAGCACGCTTGCGCGTGGCCCGCGCGGCACCGGGCGGCGACCCGGTGTTCTTTCTCCTGGCCGCTGTCGCTGTCACG TTGGTTTGTGCGGTGCAGACGTGCGTGGCGTTCACGGGAATGGTGGTCGTGGCGATTCCGACCATGCTG GCTATGAGGAGAGCCGCGAATTCATTTTCTATGCTGGCTGACGCAGCTCTAGAGGAGTTACCAAGTACCATGGCCGCTGTAAGGCTCTCTGGCATGGAAATCAGTGACCTCACCCTTGAACTTAGTGACTTGAG TCATGAGATAGCAGATGGTGTCAACAAGTCAGCCAAGGTTGCTCAAGCAGTGGAGGCTGGCATTGGACAGATGCAGAACATAGCTCGACAGCAGGCAAAAT CAATGGTAGAAGAGCGAGCAAACTTGCGGACTATCCCCACTGTAGGGCAAGATAAGGAGTCCCATAAATCATCTAGCCGGCTTCGACAATGA